A single window of Treponema denticola ATCC 35405 DNA harbors:
- a CDS encoding ankyrin repeat domain-containing protein translates to MITIGNIGRFESIPQILNDVLNENISALEEHLLKEWKLNKAISVGKYTELSPLDFALIMEKFQSIKWLTEKGANLNAKEHPSFLLAVRYCNEEVIRFLVSHGAKIDVTNNVGSEAFLETYYGKRFDNLSIIQELGHTAAKYGGQLLRHAVSDRNYKILEFLIEHGADINYNKSDMVYSDQSTPLCVAARYVDLEMCKFLVKHGADIKIAEKDGMRPYSIALEKGDEEMAEYFKSLEPSEFHQTQNKLDELKPYKLPKKIIEFLTGENLHFDLEDSDFGYLEFFKLIDTIPFKFGRQKLLRLSRSLGDYSHIYIVWNPKTKKIASYDMEHEELIDLAGFDDFIEDMTKYMNLILE, encoded by the coding sequence ATGATAACAATCGGAAACATCGGCAGATTTGAATCTATACCGCAAATTTTAAATGATGTACTAAATGAAAATATTTCTGCATTGGAAGAACATCTATTAAAGGAATGGAAGCTTAATAAAGCAATCAGCGTCGGCAAATACACCGAGCTCTCTCCTTTGGATTTTGCATTGATAATGGAAAAGTTTCAATCTATAAAATGGCTGACGGAAAAAGGAGCAAACCTTAATGCAAAGGAGCATCCAAGTTTTCTTCTCGCAGTGAGATATTGTAATGAAGAGGTAATAAGGTTTCTCGTTTCCCATGGAGCAAAGATAGATGTAACGAACAACGTAGGTTCGGAAGCATTTTTAGAAACGTACTATGGTAAACGTTTTGATAATCTTTCGATTATACAAGAACTTGGGCATACCGCAGCTAAATACGGCGGACAGCTCTTGCGTCACGCAGTCTCTGACCGTAATTATAAAATTCTGGAATTTCTAATTGAGCACGGAGCAGATATTAATTACAATAAGTCCGATATGGTATATTCCGATCAATCGACTCCATTGTGTGTAGCTGCAAGATATGTTGATTTGGAAATGTGTAAATTTTTAGTGAAGCATGGAGCGGACATTAAGATTGCCGAAAAAGACGGAATGCGTCCATATAGTATAGCCTTGGAAAAAGGCGATGAGGAAATGGCGGAATATTTTAAATCATTAGAGCCCTCCGAGTTTCATCAAACACAAAATAAATTGGATGAATTAAAACCGTATAAATTGCCAAAGAAAATAATTGAATTTTTAACCGGTGAAAACCTACACTTTGATTTAGAGGATTCCGACTTTGGATATCTTGAGTTCTTCAAACTGATTGATACTATTCCGTTTAAATTCGGCCGACAAAAATTATTAAGACTTTCCCGCTCTCTCGGAGATTACAGTCATATTTATATTGTATGGAATCCGAAAACAAAAAAAATTGCAAGCTATGATATGGAACATGAAGAGCTCATCGATTTGGCAGGCTTTGATGATTTTATAGAGGATATGACAAAATATATGAACCTGATTTTGGAATAA
- a CDS encoding DUF4261 domain-containing protein, whose protein sequence is MKEKKSNGEDKILKQDMSQTADHPGMIFMVHLLMEEKCEMPEKEHIHKIMCEHLGETDCFCYDGNMAGFAPQKYSVHYEKEKLNVPPQLIIMNCSEIEKPIMDDVSATQLWNCPNGGEILETCKYQVMATDMLAAGLDYKERAEMLVNYVEALVNIYPSCKAVVFETSKKMLTREDILNCTLPKEMRFLHYAVNIRFFNIQGTNDMLVDSLGMSTLFLPDVQYHFHDLNPNDVVNHAYNVLSYIYDNDNPIEDGNTIAGLTDGNMNSDIKWKVQYENSLIQPIREVIDINTGEYASGNR, encoded by the coding sequence ATGAAAGAAAAAAAATCAAATGGAGAAGACAAGATTCTCAAACAGGATATGAGTCAAACTGCCGACCATCCGGGTATGATTTTTATGGTTCATTTACTTATGGAAGAAAAATGTGAAATGCCCGAAAAAGAGCATATACATAAAATTATGTGTGAACATTTAGGCGAAACGGATTGCTTTTGTTATGACGGTAATATGGCAGGTTTTGCTCCCCAAAAATATTCCGTGCACTATGAAAAGGAAAAACTAAATGTACCTCCGCAGCTCATTATTATGAACTGTTCTGAAATTGAAAAACCGATTATGGATGATGTTTCAGCGACGCAATTATGGAATTGTCCGAACGGCGGCGAAATTCTGGAAACTTGTAAATATCAAGTAATGGCAACGGATATGTTGGCTGCCGGTTTAGATTATAAAGAAAGAGCGGAGATGCTGGTAAATTATGTTGAAGCATTAGTAAACATATATCCGTCTTGCAAGGCAGTAGTTTTCGAAACATCTAAAAAAATGCTGACGAGAGAAGATATTCTAAACTGCACATTGCCCAAAGAAATGCGCTTCCTCCATTATGCAGTAAACATCCGGTTTTTTAATATTCAAGGGACAAACGATATGCTGGTCGATTCACTCGGTATGAGCACCTTGTTTCTACCTGATGTTCAATATCATTTTCACGACTTAAACCCGAATGATGTTGTAAACCATGCATATAATGTTTTATCCTACATTTATGATAATGATAATCCGATAGAAGACGGAAATACAATAGCGGGTCTTACGGATGGCAATATGAATTCAGATATAAAATGGAAAGTGCAATATGAAAATTCTCTCATACAGCCGATAAGAGAAGTCATAGACATTAATACGGGCGAATACGCTTCGGGAAATAGATAA